A single genomic interval of Candidatus Cloacimonadota bacterium harbors:
- a CDS encoding VWA domain-containing protein: protein MFHCFASPRRVFSLGTLLCLTAFVGLGYAALTDLEGTQGHAPRDGLSALEGNVGHAGTTPPDDGIVCKPGGLCLEAATQLPLRILPRPFSSMYRDAAVSEDGIVLANVPAFRPLYVFERQNLDLSLASDPHGWYRIGRSKTEPEGWMQAKDVLEWRQSLLVSYTHPGNPLEGRSPVLMFNDRTALETVLDDMDMAGKAKGIYEAINAGNIPDTVVSMEPQRFVDITRNFYVLPILQWSQTRIGGDDVRLLQLAAAVPNSRGADTLSSPDYLEQAQVGRSAGGTTMRDVKTDVVFVIDTTRSMQPFIDMTREAVAGMTRKFSAKTADRFRFGLVVFRDSLEVAPQLEYITRNLTPELVQGEQIVELLEKEGGATAVGSVDYAEEAFAGVDVALGSKWREGALRFVVLIGDASSHPKGHPQNTSGKDETDLRREYDDAQVHLFAIHLQDPRAVEDHPRALAQFSHLARVRGDTGSSAIKEVNAFEEQQYRDLTEHLTSRINTLLNETVSGSAATDAVGAVPLKEFDKLWEAALIEYVGKEATPPKDIVAWTLDRDLINPADRSLDVRVLVTREQLSSLSQSLDQVVQALMRAQVTQGQFFEALQSVSGQAMKRPDDIGAAATLAKSGLLPAFIQSLPYKSDILSLTDDMFASMTAEQRSQLEWSVLAKLDQYRTINEQVDAWFRLNDTDPDQDLVYPLHLDYLP, encoded by the coding sequence ATGTTTCATTGTTTTGCGTCCCCACGGAGAGTTTTTTCTCTAGGCACGCTACTATGCTTGACAGCTTTTGTTGGACTTGGATATGCAGCCCTTACGGATCTCGAAGGAACACAGGGGCACGCACCTAGGGACGGCCTTTCTGCCTTAGAAGGTAATGTCGGGCATGCCGGAACCACTCCTCCTGATGACGGAATTGTCTGCAAACCCGGAGGGCTGTGTCTGGAAGCTGCCACGCAGCTGCCGCTGCGTATTTTGCCCCGCCCTTTTTCCTCCATGTATCGTGATGCAGCGGTGAGTGAAGACGGAATTGTCCTCGCTAATGTTCCGGCTTTCCGGCCACTTTATGTATTTGAGCGTCAAAACCTAGATCTAAGCCTGGCCTCTGACCCGCACGGTTGGTACAGGATCGGCCGCTCCAAGACTGAACCCGAGGGCTGGATGCAGGCCAAGGACGTACTTGAGTGGCGGCAGTCTCTGTTAGTCTCCTACACACATCCCGGTAATCCTCTCGAAGGGCGCAGCCCCGTGCTCATGTTTAATGACCGCACTGCCCTGGAAACCGTGCTCGATGACATGGACATGGCCGGCAAGGCCAAGGGCATCTATGAGGCCATAAACGCAGGAAACATACCTGACACCGTGGTCAGCATGGAGCCCCAGCGTTTTGTAGATATCACCCGCAATTTTTATGTCCTGCCCATCCTGCAGTGGTCCCAGACCAGGATCGGCGGTGATGATGTGCGCCTTTTGCAACTGGCTGCTGCCGTGCCGAACAGTCGCGGGGCTGACACCCTCTCAAGTCCCGATTATCTGGAACAGGCTCAGGTAGGCCGCTCAGCGGGCGGAACCACCATGCGTGACGTGAAAACCGATGTTGTTTTCGTCATCGACACCACCCGCAGCATGCAGCCCTTCATCGACATGACCCGCGAGGCCGTGGCCGGGATGACCAGGAAGTTCAGCGCCAAGACGGCCGACCGTTTCCGTTTTGGTTTGGTGGTGTTTCGAGATTCTCTGGAAGTCGCACCACAGCTTGAATATATCACCCGCAATCTAACACCCGAGTTGGTCCAGGGCGAACAGATAGTCGAATTGCTGGAAAAGGAAGGAGGAGCAACGGCCGTGGGCAGTGTGGACTATGCCGAAGAAGCCTTTGCCGGAGTGGATGTGGCCCTGGGATCCAAATGGCGTGAAGGAGCCTTGCGCTTTGTTGTTTTGATAGGTGACGCCAGCTCGCACCCCAAGGGACATCCCCAGAATACGTCCGGCAAGGATGAGACCGACCTGCGCCGTGAATATGACGACGCCCAGGTTCATCTTTTTGCCATCCATCTGCAAGATCCTCGTGCTGTTGAAGATCATCCCAGGGCACTGGCCCAGTTCTCCCATCTGGCACGGGTGCGCGGGGATACCGGAAGCTCAGCTATCAAGGAGGTCAACGCCTTTGAGGAGCAGCAATATCGCGATCTGACCGAACATCTGACAAGTCGGATCAATACCCTGCTCAATGAGACAGTGAGCGGGTCCGCCGCCACAGATGCGGTGGGCGCAGTCCCGTTGAAGGAATTTGACAAGCTTTGGGAGGCAGCACTTATCGAATACGTCGGCAAGGAGGCCACTCCGCCCAAGGATATCGTGGCCTGGACTCTGGATCGTGACCTGATAAATCCCGCTGACCGTTCACTTGATGTGCGCGTTTTGGTCACGCGTGAGCAGCTCTCTTCCCTGTCCCAGTCCCTGGATCAGGTCGTGCAGGCCCTGATGCGCGCCCAAGTCACCCAGGGACAGTTTTTTGAGGCTCTGCAAAGCGTCTCCGGGCAGGCCATGAAACGCCCCGACGACATTGGTGCTGCGGCGACATTGGCTAAGTCCGGGCTCCTGCCTGCATTCATACAGAGCCTGCCCTACAAGAGTGACATCCTGTCTCTGACGGACGACATGTTTGCAAGCATGACAGCGGAACAGCGCTCGCAGTTGGAGTGGAGCGTGTTGGCCAAACTTGACCAGTACCGCACTATCAATGAGCAGGTCGATGCATGGTTCCGTCTTAACGACACGGATCCGGACCAAGACCTGGTCTACCCGCTGCATCTTGATTACCTGCCGTAA
- a CDS encoding ATP-binding cassette domain-containing protein: MTETIAPMVCLEGLVKMRPQCESVFELHVPHFAVSPGQMVAVIGESGCGKSTLLDMLSLIMAPTRVDRFEIISEKSDDPWDIAALWARDDETVLSALRRDLFGYVLQTGGLLPFLSVRQNICLPARIKGGEFAMSRIDALAHRLGVGGCLERMPAALSIGQRQRVAILRALAHQPRLVLADEPTAAVDKARARAIMDDMHRLARDEAVAVVVVTHDVELVMDRADIAYTFDTHQVSEHITRSLCRPVIEGTP, from the coding sequence ATGACTGAAACAATTGCGCCCATGGTCTGCCTGGAAGGGCTCGTCAAGATGCGTCCCCAGTGCGAAAGCGTTTTCGAACTGCACGTGCCTCACTTTGCGGTCAGCCCCGGGCAAATGGTTGCGGTCATCGGGGAGAGCGGCTGCGGCAAGAGCACGCTGCTTGACATGCTCTCCCTGATCATGGCTCCGACCCGGGTCGATCGCTTTGAAATTATTTCCGAAAAGTCGGATGACCCCTGGGACATTGCGGCCTTGTGGGCCCGGGATGACGAAACGGTCTTGTCTGCTCTGCGCCGTGACCTGTTCGGTTATGTCCTGCAGACCGGAGGTCTGCTGCCTTTTTTGAGCGTGCGGCAGAATATCTGTCTGCCCGCACGGATCAAGGGCGGCGAGTTTGCCATGTCTCGGATTGACGCTCTGGCCCATCGACTAGGGGTCGGTGGCTGCCTGGAGAGGATGCCTGCGGCCCTGTCCATTGGACAGCGGCAGAGGGTGGCCATACTGCGCGCCCTGGCCCATCAGCCCCGTCTGGTGCTGGCCGACGAGCCCACTGCAGCCGTGGACAAGGCCCGTGCCCGTGCCATCATGGACGACATGCATCGCCTGGCCCGGGATGAAGCCGTGGCCGTGGTGGTGGTCACCCATGACGTGGAACTGGTCATGGACCGTGCCGACATCGCCTACACCTTTGACACGCATCAGGTTTCTGAACATATCACCCGTTCGTTGTGCAGACCTGTGATAGAAGGTACCCCATGA
- a CDS encoding ABC transporter permease has product MTQPRPLRLISSLAALHLRHEWILTLCLVIALAAVISPLLVLLGLKYGTIQTLRERLVEDPVFREIRPSQTREFKPEWFREVSSWPGTGFLTPTILPLSSVISVVRDETGMAELFDLIPTAPGDPLLLENGGIVPEDGAAVLTAEAARSLGVNAGGEVVARVTRSRGGRMENVEARLHVVAVLDVRAGALARVYAPLSFVLDVEAYKEGYAAPARGWTGDTPEPYASFDGAVLLLSEPLPPISRSGLVINTGFSRITDLKPYSAKDLVGFSPPQNLVAYDLLSHGASITASNLRAIDQKLRGYTRVLLPYVRDVVVRQDEETLRLVGLSINEEQARLLGLPQTPWGGYTGTLSQGMMSVLWPSAHAPADEITTLSTPSLAGLEFDLHSAGETGLEHPVVPMELLGVLRTATQRAVSFNHEKGRFEMARSGYRGFRLYAQSIDDVPDLYHRLKDQGIEVIAEVEAIERIQVLDQGLTRLFWLIALLGLFGGTAVLVASLYAAVERRRRDLGVLRLLGFSRRHVFFFPIAQGLMITALGLTAGFGGYGALAATINHAFASELAVGEAFCVLPWAYVPVFCLVTFVLATLASLAAAWRATNIDPGEVIREQ; this is encoded by the coding sequence ATGACTCAGCCCCGCCCACTGAGACTCATCTCTTCCCTTGCCGCTTTGCACCTGCGTCACGAGTGGATTTTAACTCTTTGTCTGGTCATTGCCCTGGCAGCGGTCATTTCTCCCCTTTTGGTTTTGCTCGGTCTTAAATACGGTACTATTCAGACTCTCCGGGAGCGACTTGTCGAGGACCCTGTTTTTCGTGAGATCCGGCCCTCGCAAACCAGGGAGTTCAAACCCGAGTGGTTCAGAGAGGTCAGTTCCTGGCCCGGTACGGGTTTTTTGACTCCGACCATTTTGCCCCTGTCATCGGTCATCAGCGTGGTTCGGGACGAGACTGGCATGGCCGAACTTTTCGACCTTATCCCGACAGCCCCCGGCGACCCGCTGCTTCTTGAGAACGGCGGCATAGTGCCCGAGGATGGTGCGGCGGTGCTCACGGCTGAGGCAGCCAGAAGTCTGGGCGTGAATGCCGGCGGTGAAGTTGTCGCAAGGGTTACACGGTCCCGGGGCGGTCGCATGGAAAATGTGGAGGCCAGGCTGCACGTTGTGGCTGTGCTTGACGTCCGGGCTGGGGCCCTGGCCAGGGTCTATGCCCCCCTTTCGTTTGTACTTGACGTCGAGGCCTACAAGGAAGGGTACGCAGCTCCAGCGCGTGGCTGGACCGGCGATACTCCCGAACCCTACGCCAGCTTTGACGGGGCCGTGCTGCTGTTGTCTGAACCCTTACCTCCCATTAGCCGATCCGGGCTTGTCATTAACACCGGGTTTAGCCGCATTACAGACCTGAAACCGTACAGCGCAAAGGATCTGGTTGGTTTTTCACCGCCACAGAATCTCGTTGCCTACGATCTGCTTTCACACGGTGCTTCCATAACTGCTTCCAACCTGCGGGCTATTGATCAAAAGCTGCGAGGATATACCCGTGTGCTGCTGCCCTATGTCCGTGATGTCGTGGTCAGGCAGGACGAAGAGACCTTGCGCCTTGTGGGTCTGTCCATAAACGAGGAACAGGCGCGGCTGCTCGGGCTTCCGCAGACACCGTGGGGCGGATACACCGGGACGCTCTCCCAGGGGATGATGAGTGTGTTATGGCCCTCCGCCCACGCGCCTGCCGATGAAATAACAACACTCAGCACTCCCAGTTTGGCCGGGTTGGAATTCGACCTGCATTCGGCCGGCGAGACTGGTCTTGAGCATCCGGTAGTGCCGATGGAGCTGCTGGGTGTGTTGCGCACCGCCACCCAGCGCGCCGTCTCTTTCAACCACGAAAAGGGCCGTTTTGAGATGGCCCGCAGCGGGTATCGGGGCTTTCGTCTCTATGCGCAAAGCATTGATGATGTGCCTGATCTTTATCACAGGCTCAAAGACCAGGGGATCGAGGTTATCGCTGAAGTGGAGGCCATTGAGCGGATCCAGGTCCTGGATCAGGGTTTGACCCGCCTCTTTTGGCTCATCGCGCTGCTTGGACTTTTTGGAGGAACGGCCGTGCTGGTAGCCAGCCTGTACGCAGCCGTGGAGCGTCGCAGACGGGATCTGGGAGTGCTCCGGCTCCTGGGCTTTTCGCGCAGACATGTCTTTTTCTTCCCCATTGCCCAGGGGCTCATGATAACCGCCCTGGGCCTTACGGCTGGTTTTGGCGGCTATGGCGCTCTGGCAGCGACCATCAATCACGCCTTTGCCTCAGAGCTTGCAGTGGGGGAGGCTTTTTGCGTTCTACCCTGGGCCTATGTCCCTGTTTTTTGTCTGGTAACCTTCGTCCTTGCGACGCTTGCCTCTTTGGCAGCCGCGTGGCGGGCGACAAACATTGATCCTGGGGAGGTCATTCGTGAGCAATGA
- a CDS encoding SUMF1/EgtB/PvdO family nonheme iron enzyme, which translates to MSNDSMRSGRHFPAVMFILLFASAWVLSLAVLTKGALAEVPPQTPYNPKPAEGDLILPMPGDAQMVFRKVPVPGKGFWGDQTRIIQIGDAAGGIFEGLQRTQISGSFPSGAGGAWELVMAKYELTRGQYVAVMGMDALLAASGDPEDQKLPTMQGRELRDALMMPLAYVSHGDVLEFIRRYNQWLFDPAHPERVTALPRVDEAPGFMRLPTEDEWEYCARGGLGALQAGTFDNGLPFPAAEANEFAWHLGNAKHQLRPVGLRKPDAGGFYDLFGNVQEMTSGLFRPEIWQGKPGGVAVRGGSVSTSAADLRSALRAELDVYAWNVDEKKVEERRSFNTGARLAIGANVVVTPAQRTRIEKEYEAYKADLRRTMPVGGTLDNLVSQASVQIGSADPIIERLIKENPGLREPLGEVQSTLEKARERLELAQRASARSLAQDAARNGVNLSVYLSRLQRLADTLATARELAEVSARYQEQVAAVEKSMGELDTALREQLQGYKDKIGTLGEYEKSYMDFAFKELEAKEMTKREGLVMRLLKDHAQAFSDKRRAETKVWLEDFRKSFTGFSDL; encoded by the coding sequence GTGAGCAATGATAGTATGAGGTCTGGCCGGCACTTTCCGGCCGTGATGTTTATTCTTCTTTTCGCGTCGGCCTGGGTACTCAGTCTCGCGGTCCTGACCAAAGGGGCCCTGGCCGAAGTGCCTCCCCAGACTCCTTACAATCCCAAGCCGGCAGAAGGTGATCTGATTCTGCCCATGCCGGGCGACGCTCAGATGGTTTTTCGCAAGGTCCCGGTACCGGGCAAGGGGTTCTGGGGCGATCAGACCCGCATTATTCAAATCGGTGACGCGGCCGGTGGAATTTTTGAGGGCCTGCAGCGCACCCAGATCAGTGGCTCCTTTCCCAGCGGTGCTGGCGGAGCCTGGGAGTTGGTCATGGCCAAGTACGAGCTGACCCGTGGTCAGTATGTTGCAGTCATGGGCATGGATGCGTTGCTTGCTGCAAGCGGCGACCCGGAGGACCAGAAGCTTCCGACCATGCAAGGTCGCGAACTGCGCGACGCACTCATGATGCCGCTGGCCTACGTTAGCCACGGAGATGTGCTTGAATTCATTCGCCGTTACAATCAGTGGTTGTTTGATCCGGCCCATCCCGAGCGAGTCACGGCACTGCCCCGCGTGGACGAAGCGCCAGGGTTCATGCGCCTGCCGACCGAGGACGAATGGGAATACTGCGCTCGTGGCGGCCTCGGTGCCTTGCAGGCCGGCACTTTTGACAATGGCCTGCCTTTTCCGGCGGCCGAGGCCAACGAGTTCGCATGGCACCTCGGCAATGCCAAGCATCAATTGCGGCCGGTGGGATTGCGCAAGCCTGACGCGGGCGGCTTTTATGATCTCTTCGGCAATGTTCAGGAAATGACTTCAGGTCTGTTCCGGCCGGAGATCTGGCAGGGTAAGCCCGGCGGAGTGGCCGTGCGCGGTGGGAGCGTCTCCACATCTGCGGCGGACCTGCGCAGTGCACTTAGGGCCGAACTCGACGTTTATGCCTGGAATGTGGACGAAAAGAAGGTTGAGGAGCGGCGTTCCTTCAACACCGGGGCGCGTCTGGCCATCGGAGCCAATGTAGTCGTAACCCCGGCCCAACGGACCCGAATTGAAAAGGAGTACGAGGCCTACAAGGCGGACCTGCGCCGCACCATGCCCGTGGGGGGCACTCTTGACAACCTGGTCAGTCAGGCATCTGTGCAGATCGGTTCCGCCGATCCCATCATCGAGCGCCTCATCAAGGAGAATCCGGGCCTGCGTGAGCCATTGGGCGAGGTGCAATCCACCCTGGAAAAGGCCAGGGAGCGCCTTGAACTGGCCCAGCGTGCGAGCGCTCGCAGTTTGGCCCAGGACGCGGCCCGCAATGGGGTCAACCTTTCGGTTTACCTGTCGCGTCTGCAAAGACTTGCCGACACCCTTGCCACGGCCAGGGAGTTGGCGGAAGTGTCCGCACGTTATCAGGAACAGGTCGCCGCAGTGGAGAAATCCATGGGCGAGTTGGACACGGCACTACGCGAGCAGCTGCAAGGTTACAAGGATAAGATTGGCACCCTGGGCGAATATGAGAAGTCCTACATGGATTTTGCGTTTAAGGAGCTTGAGGCCAAGGAGATGACCAAGAGAGAAGGACTGGTTATGCGGTTGCTTAAGGATCACGCACAAGCCTTTTCGGATAAGCGCCGGGCTGAAACCAAAGTCTGGCTGGAAGATTTCCGTAAAAGTTTTACCGGATTTTCAGATTTATAA
- a CDS encoding carboxyl-terminal protease, which yields MAVTVVLTTHPEAHSAPLDEIRRILSEDALVPPAPAALEILDMAGLPELLKQIDPYARYFTAREYRSPTTRREGWLGIGAELIVRGDEIFLAVYKGGAADTAGVPDRSKLLQVDGKSVARLEPLAVAVLLKGDEGSVVRLTLDLPDGRQSAVAVVRTSFKPLDVELVPPSERQVLRIREFVAGMTKPALQATIDFFARNEASPNESLIIDLRDAGGGDLYEAFDVAGLFLPQGTLLGTIQTRGGEVREVRASSGKKYFMPVVFIVGPDTASSAEIFAGALHQQGRAKLVGQRTYGKCSSQVEINLSDGSVLRYTNRDVVLPGGSSCSGAGLVPDREVSDELLRDLLLLVREVDSLSGTE from the coding sequence TTGGCCGTTACAGTCGTTTTGACTACTCATCCAGAGGCGCACTCTGCGCCTCTGGATGAGATTCGCCGGATTCTGAGCGAAGATGCCCTTGTTCCGCCTGCTCCAGCGGCTCTTGAAATTCTTGACATGGCTGGCCTGCCGGAGCTCCTTAAGCAGATTGATCCATATGCGCGGTATTTCACGGCCCGGGAATATCGATCGCCTACGACCAGGAGAGAGGGTTGGCTCGGTATCGGTGCGGAGTTGATCGTGCGCGGTGACGAGATTTTCCTCGCAGTCTACAAGGGTGGTGCGGCAGACACGGCGGGAGTGCCAGACCGGTCCAAGCTCCTCCAAGTCGATGGCAAGAGCGTTGCCAGGCTTGAGCCCCTGGCCGTAGCTGTTTTATTAAAAGGTGATGAAGGGTCTGTCGTGCGCCTCACTCTTGATCTGCCGGACGGGCGGCAATCGGCCGTCGCAGTTGTTCGCACGTCTTTCAAACCCTTAGATGTGGAACTAGTTCCGCCAAGTGAGAGACAGGTCCTGCGTATTCGTGAATTCGTTGCCGGGATGACCAAGCCCGCTCTCCAGGCTACGATCGATTTTTTTGCTCGAAATGAAGCGTCCCCAAATGAATCTCTTATTATCGACCTGCGTGACGCAGGAGGAGGCGATCTTTACGAGGCTTTTGATGTTGCAGGTCTGTTTCTTCCCCAAGGCACTCTTTTGGGAACAATACAAACCAGGGGTGGAGAAGTTCGTGAAGTTCGTGCTTCTTCTGGAAAAAAATATTTTATGCCGGTGGTTTTCATCGTGGGGCCGGACACGGCCAGTTCAGCCGAAATCTTCGCCGGAGCCCTGCACCAGCAAGGCAGGGCAAAACTTGTGGGTCAGCGAACCTACGGCAAATGCAGCTCCCAGGTCGAAATTAACCTTTCCGACGGCTCGGTGCTGCGCTACACCAACCGCGACGTTGTGCTTCCAGGTGGCAGTTCCTGTTCGGGTGCGGGGCTCGTGCCGGATCGTGAAGTTTCAGATGAGTTGCTTAGAGATCTTCTCCTGCTCGTAAGGGAAGTGGACAGTCTCTCTGGCACGGAGTGA